A window of Solanum stenotomum isolate F172 chromosome 9, ASM1918654v1, whole genome shotgun sequence genomic DNA:
GTGATCAGCCACGACGAACACCCATGAAATAGTTAAAGTCGTGGTGCTGGACACCCAACTGCTTTAGCCAAGAATCAGCCACACTAAAAAGTGTTGACAGCCTCTCTTGGTCCTTCCCACTCCTGTCTGAAAGCCACACATCTCCCTGCATTTTGTAAGTGCCCAAGCCGAAAGGCACAAGGGGGATACTTTCTCCTTCCTTTCGTTTTTGTTTACCATTCTCCATGTCATCATCAAGGTCCATATCTGCACCATTATACCAAAAAGTCGGTGTAAAGGGAAAAGAAACGGTATATTCAAAAGTTCAACGAATCAAAAGACAGATCGAATAATACcttgaaaagaagaagaaagtgtaTGGAATGTGAGAAAGCATGCTGACAAGTCTTTAATGGTTCTTCCCATAGGAATGTGATATATCGGATACCTGTAATTCAATTCGAAAAAGCTTAGTGAAAAAACAACTCCTTTTTGTTCCCCTTGCTAAACAAGCAAGTCAGCAATACCAAAAGTATACACTACAAGGAACACACAAGATCCAATTGAACACTCATCAAGTAAACCTTTTTAACACAGCCCAATATAACACAACAATTTTACGCGTACACGTTTCATTAACTTAACAAAATCTACTATCAACAAACCATCAGCTCCCATGATCATATGGAAACAAGTAGAGAATTAGCATACCAAGCAACTGACATCCAACTAGCTGGTGAAAGGTCTACACTTCTCAATGACATTAATCCAGGGTATCTTTCAGCGAAACCACTGATCTGCAAGCAAAATGAACTTGATTTTTGAATCAAAGAACTCGGAAAAAAAACCAATATATACTAAAAATTCAAGCCACATGCTTCACATGGAATCTTATATCAATAACTCCAATGCATAGAGAAAGAACAAAGGCTTCACATAACGACAGCTTACGCTACGCCTGAAAACAGAATAAAGAACAGTACTGTAATAAACAAGTCACCATTGATTCCATAAGGGTAAAACCATAAATGATATGTTGTTAAATGTTCACAAAATCACAAGTAAAGATACATAACCAAACTTATATGATTCTACCACATACATTTCCTTAAAGCATCAGCTACCAGTGTGTCAAAAAGAAGACTTTCAACAAGGGAAATTGCAGCTAAAGAggcaaaaaggtaaaaaaaaggATACCTTGTCCATCAAAGGGACTCTTCCATAAGGAGTTGATCTCTCAAAGTACTGAAAATAGAGATAACCCCATCTATCATTCATATGCCAAAGACTGTCACCTTCCTCAGATGAACATCCATCCCATCTTGACAACTTTTCGCTTTCACTCTCATCACTAAACGAATCACTGAACGATGAATCCCTCGATTCTGTCTCTTCCCTATTAAAAAATACAACACAAACCTCATTTATCTTCATAACTAACAATTAAAACGATCATGTGTGAACGCGAGATGCTTAATGCACAAAAATTTGAGATACCCACaaaaatttatgatgaaattgagATACCCAGAAAGGAATTTTAATTTACCTGAGACAATTAACAGATGATCTGCTGATAAAGATTTGAATAGCAGAAAGATAAGGGACATAATATTGTACTAATGTTTCTGCTGAATCTGTTTTAATAGGAACTCCAGCACCATAAGCACTCCATTCATCATAACAATTCCAAAGATCACCCAAAGTAAAGTATTCAACCTTTTCTCTTTCCCATGGATGCCATAGCCTATTTAGATTTCTAATCTCACTCTGCACATACAACAAATCACattcatcaaaatcaaattggGGGTAAaaaacaccccaaaaaaaacaaaaacaaataaacaaaccTGAGGCAATAACTGTGAAGGGACTAATGGTGTTGTGCATTCCAAGAAACAATCAAGGTTTGATTGCAATGACCCCTTTTCCATTGACATGATTATTCAACAACCACAAACacagagagaaagagagagaaagagattGAAGAAACTGTTTCTCTCTCTAGACACCCAAAGAAACAGAGGAgaagagaaaggaaaaaaaaaacacagagTAGAAATGGGGAAAAAAAcagagagagggagagagaaagaaagagagaaaatgaCGGGATTTGTGAATAAGAGGAGAATATTACTCGGTCTATATACAaggtgaaaaaaaatatatttttttgacgTTTGGACAACTATATtatatagaaaaagaaaacaaaaagtctattttttccttcaattttcaatctttttccgGTCACCCCAAAACCCAATAATTCCGGcgtaattttctctttttacaGTCAAAACCCAGGAACAGTTTAAACCCCTCATAGAAAGAGTTAATTAAACTTAAAGAAAACACAAACCCATTAGAGAAAAAAGAGACTTGTCTTgaaaacaaatgaaaataaaaccGACCCAGaaagcaaaaacaaacaaacagaGTATACAAGAATTGGAAAACGACGTGCTCTGTAAAAAGCAAAACAGAATCACAGAAACAAAAGCAAGTTTAGCGTAATGTATGAGAGAGAAAAGATAGAAAATGAGGAGAAAAGCTATAGTGAAGACGTTTGCATCACGCGAAGAAAGCAAACAAGCAAGCAAGCGTCTTTCTTTCAATTTAGGCTGTTACAAACATAGATAAGTGAATAACAAGTGCAAGCTTTTTCTAAACCAGAGAAAATGATGGGGTGTAGTTCAATGGCGGAGCCAAGATTTTtcataagggggttcaaaatctgtagaaatagacacacgaagtaACTGAAAGATTTTCGAcatttactatatatacataaaaaaatattttaaccatgtataattaatataattttccgtcgaagggggttcggatgaaccccttagtacaaggtggctccgcccctgGTCTAGTTGATCTTGTTACCTTTTACTCgatttgaattattagtttcatctttatattattaaccgtcttaaaaatattttcaatttgagaaggaatttaaaattacttGTTATGTCATATGGCAGATTCAAGAGTATTGTTTTATGACCGACAATAGTTTTGAGACGAAACTAATAATAATTTGCGTtaaattcaaagatatttttaatatttctctctaaaaataaacatattgttttcatcccaatttatgtagttcaaattttgagagtcaaactattttaatttgattgtaaatttgaacatgaaatttataaaaattttgaatctcaaaatcgaaATAAtggataagtaaaagtgaaaggAGGAGAGAGTATAACCTTTTCTTAACGGAATTCCATGGTTTGGGATAAAAAAGGATTCAACTTTCTTGATTAAAACCCAACACATATGTGGAAATATAAACGGGAAAAATCTTTTTTGCCAGaaaatttggaaaatggaaaaaaaatagtttattttaaaataaaaagaatattatagactttttaaatttttgatcaAATTCTGATCTaattttctggtcatttagTACCCATATAAAACAATGTAGTAGtcataatttttaatgttttttatttattataataataataatgataaatttgATCTGAATTAAATTTTGTAAGCTTGCTCCTAGATTTTTGGTGAACCTGTTGACTTGACTGGAAAAAGAACAAGActctgtgtgtgtgtgtgtgaatgTGTGAGGGAGAGATTATTGGGATATAATTAAGGCTATGAGTGTGGAATTGTACAATTTAATTGAAAGAGAAGGcgttttttattaataatgcATTAATCGTAAGATCTCTTATTAGTAATAGAAGAAAAGTCATATAAAAAGAATAGTGTATTATAGATGTGAAAAATCTCGACTAGGTCAATATTTCTATCTCTATGTTTTTGCTTTGTTGGACAAGGTCTATCTATCGcttcaaaagaaattaaagtagATTTACAACTAAAATTTCTTTCATTTCCCAAATTGTAATTTACTGGTTTTTGaatgaaatattcatatttcTAATTCTCATTTATTTATGACAAGATAGTAACAGACTACTAATAATTAGTTCAAAcgttaattaaattttattttagtgaTAGTGGAAGAaaatcttaaaataaaaattaaaaagtcagtttaactacaaaaatatctgaagatttgaataacttaatttaatttaaattttcagatAGTAAAATTAACTAAACGGAATACCATTAAATTAATGGTAGAGTTTGTTTGACCACTTCtttaaaaacataacataaaattttgtaaaaaacttTGTTCGTTTCGAGGTCTTTGAAAATCTTTTGCAAatgaatttttcattttttgttattttcttgaagGAAACTTTGGATTACAATTTATATAAACCTTTTTTTGTTATTAGGATCGGGTTAGTATATgttggtaaaaaaataataaattacacaataaataaaaagacgTGAATATTTTACTCTCTTTAAATATTGGattttaaaggtgtgaatagGAAGTGAATGGTTGTGACTCTCCTTTAAGGATTGCGATTTTTacgaagggttgtgacatttataAAAGGTTGTGTcgtttctaaagggttgtgaccatTTGAAAGATTGTGTCTTTTCTAAAGGATTGTGACCATTCGAAAGGTTGCGCCTTTTCCAAAGGATTGTGGCCGTTCTGAAAGTTTGTCTATTTTCTAaggagttgtgacctttccgataaggcaaaATTAACACATTTTCATACTAATATTTGTTGGttataaatagagagattttctctcatttttctgcattgaattatttccttcttctgcatacttttcttacaaaacaaaatcgatcgtATTTGTGAGTGTGATCTTGTTGCGGTCTTATTGAGTTCGTcgaaattattgaagtttgaggtaccactacttatttaattaatggttaatctattttattttggaagGAATTAATCTATAACATCGAATACTTGAGgagattatatttttaagaacaCAGTGAATTCTGTGGACACACATACTTAATCTTTTCTATGTATTTTCATCTTTTGTTGTTTCTAATTTGCTATTCTGAATACATTAAGAACTTGCAAGTTTGTCACAATATAATATTCACTAGTCGAACACTGATTTCAACAGGGTgcaatcaaaattaaataaaggtAAATAAATTAACCTTATGTGTTTATTAATTGATGAAAATAACATTGGATTACTAGTATTAATTGTTGCAATTACGTCTAATCTCGAATGTATATCTGTTAATCAAGAAAAGATTTACGGGGAATGCCAAAAGGTGTCCCTTTATGAGGAGTTAAAAATAGCAATTACGTCTAATTTCGATTTtcatatcataaataaatcGATAAGAGATTCTTTTAACATAATCATAAGTATtaatctttcaattgataacAACAATctaaatactttaatatatttcaattaatCAATCGACTTTAAACCCACGCATGGATAAACTATACTCTAAAATGCACTTAATATTAGATGTAGAAACGATAAATATTAGTTAGAGTTAATTCTTTAAAtcagaaaatcattttttttgttgaaaaaaattcaaatcgaaaaaaatgactttcttaGAATAATCATATGAAAAATCAAACCTCAAATATTAAGTACCTAATTAGTGATGAGTATCGTTGGGGGTAAAGTTATGAAGGAGTAATGGTGCTTTTCGAGTGATAATTCTAAGAATAAAGAGAATCAATATTTTTGGGGTGAGTGATTCAGAATAACGATGAATTATGGTTGAGTACATGATTAAAGTTATTTTTCACGTATATATAGTAAATGTTGAACCCTCATCGGTTAGTTCGTGTGTTtagttcttcaaattttaaattccctTATAAAAAATTCTAGCTCCGCCGTTTGGTTGAGTAAACTAAAATCTGCACAATTTCgtaaactttaaaataaaattaatcattttCTCTTGTAAAAAAGACcagatatttgaaaattttatgtcaTTAGTAAATAAAGACATCTAACTTCAATTATTAATGGATGACAAATTTAGATCTCtagttaataaaaatatataatcaatagCCAAATATCAcatatttattagtttaattgaCCAATTCAAACACTGAATCAGTAAATATTTCTCTCATCCAAtccaaaaaattgaattaattacttAGAGAACatagaatttaattaattgttttgtttACTACCCAACGCAAAACAAGGAAGCAACAATAACTTGTCATTTGGTAAACCGCGTAGACGTAACACTAAGATACTAAAAATAGTAAACAAAATGTTTGCTTTGAACTAATCCAatgatattttttgttgtatttgtAATTACGTTATGATTACGTATAATGTTTTGGGGAATACTATTACACATTTCACCGtgttatatgatataatttgactggacatgaaatttaagaaaaataaaacactaAATCATTAATATTTGTATGAGTGTGCCACTGTGTAACTTTACATTATCATAAAGTGAGTATTTCATGTATACTTAACCAGTTATAGTTTGCCTTAATTTCAATTTGCAACTTACTATTACCTATAATTACGCGATtcaactttttagttttgtataattcgcacaTTTATATAATtcgaaatttgtataatataatttgtataattgtttacaCTTCAGATGTTTGAAAttgtataattttgttatttcgagtttatacaaatatacaagcgaattatacaaacctgtgaattatacaaatccacgaattatacaaatgataCAGCTTAAACTGTAGCTACACCCCGTAAATATGTCAACTATAGCtatgaaacataattaattttattatagtgactatttgtaaaagtttttctttttaaaattaaatagttacttattaactataaaatgttattattttttaaattgaattaaaaaaaattatcatataaattgagataagaAAGTACAAATTTACTAACaatgtcttttttcttttttacataTTCCATTATTGTGAAGATTAGTTCGGCAAGGGCCAGAGAATAGATAAACTATTGACTTAAGTCATACATAGCCCATTAAAGTTAttcgcataattcacttagataTTTTATCTTGGATTTGTTCCAGTTGAACACCTTGATTAGTTAAAAAATATACCTATTAAACATTTTTTaacaattaactaaaaataGAGATTGTGTGTCATACACTTGCGAATAATGTGAcatagtaacaaataaaaaaaagacatgttTCATCCATAATACTCCTAagtaaaaagtaaattaaaaagaataataacagaaaaactgtttttaacaaaaagaaaaataaagaaaaagataaactCTTTTTTCCCTCATTTCTTCTTTGCCAGAACACCCCACCCACCCTGCGTCCATCCTTCCGCTTTTTTTACCGGAAAACACACCGAGCCGCCACGACTAAAATCAACGATCATCTTCGTTCCACCTTTTTCTCTCTCAGCGGATTCTTTTTTCTACTCATACACCTGCCCTTCTCGTTTATTTCGATATCCATCAACATTGTAGTTGTTATTTCTCTCAATATCACTTTTTTTCAATCATCAATTCAGATTttca
This region includes:
- the LOC125876581 gene encoding uncharacterized protein LOC125876581 isoform X1, with amino-acid sequence MSMEKGSLQSNLDCFLECTTPLVPSQLLPQSEIRNLNRLWHPWEREKVEYFTLGDLWNCYDEWSAYGAGVPIKTDSAETLVQYYVPYLSAIQIFISRSSVNCLREETESRDSSFSDSFSDESESEKLSRWDGCSSEEGDSLWHMNDRWGYLYFQYFERSTPYGRVPLMDKISGFAERYPGLMSLRSVDLSPASWMSVAWYPIYHIPMGRTIKDLSACFLTFHTLSSSFQDMDLDDDMENGKQKRKEGESIPLVPFGLGTYKMQGDVWLSDRSGKDQERLSTLFSVADSWLKQLGVQHHDFNYFMGVRRG
- the LOC125876581 gene encoding uncharacterized protein LOC125876581 isoform X2, which encodes MSMEKGSLQSNLDCFLECTTPLVPSQLLPQSEIRNLNRLWHPWEREKVEYFTLGDLWNCYDEWSAYGAGVPIKTDSAETLVQYYVPYLSAIQIFISRSSVNCLREETESRDSSFSDSFSDESESEKLSRWDGCSSEEGDSLWHMNDRWGYLYFQYFERSTPYGRVPLMDKISGFAERYPGLMSLRSVDLSPASWMSVAWYPIYHIPMGRTIKDLSACFLTFHTLSSSFQEW